In Lolium perenne isolate Kyuss_39 chromosome 5, Kyuss_2.0, whole genome shotgun sequence, the sequence GTAAATCTGAGGAACACTAATGGTTCACCTGTTCTAAATTACTGCTGTACGATTTAAACGGGACACTTTTTGTGATAGTAGAAAACTTCGACGTGCAAGCAAGACGTGTTGTTTTTGTCCCTGAAATAAAATCAATTCTGGGTTGAATGCCTGTTCATAATTATTGTTGATGATGCAGATGACACAGGATTTACTGGGAACGTACGGCTCAAATCATTGGCGTTTGTCCTGCTGCGGGGATGATTGGCATAAATGGGCGTTCCGCCCGACCTGTCCACTTCGCCAGGCGTCAGCCCTGCCAGCGAAAGCATGCGTTTTTGTCCAGCATCGAGCAGTATTTCCTGTCGCCTGGGGTTCCACGTGCTTTTCTACTGGCTGTTCGTAGTACACCAGTGACATGATCGTTGGGAGCTTTATGTACTCCGGTCTCGATCCGTTGTAGTTGTAGGGAGTACCGCTGTGCAGCCGGAGAATTATGTggcaggcaggcaggcaggcagATTTATCTTGTGACTGAAGACTCGTGCTGTTTGGGGAAGCGACTAGTTATTTATTTAAGCCTGGGTTGCACGTGCTTTTGCTGCTTATTTAATGCACTCTGCACTCACTCCACAGCTCCCGTCTCGCCATGTCTGGGTCTATAGTGGAACGGAACCAAGACGGCAAAACTGCACATAATTGGAGGAGTACATGAACTTGCACGAAGTAGCTCAAGATCTTCAGAAATCCGAGTCCCTTCCGGTCGCATGGAAGTCATCCCCGATCCCTAGAGTTGGCGACGTCGCCGATCCGCCCCACCTCTTGTATCCTTGGAGGCTTGGAGGCGCGGCGAACCACTGCCTCTCGTTGGCGAGAGGTTTGTAATGTCTTTTTTCAAGATGATGAGGCGGGCGGGAGCTAGGTCATGAAGTTTTTTTTTTGCGACGAAGAACAGGATCCATTAAAGCAAGGTTCTTACAGAAAAGCCCAGACAAAGCAGAAAATTACAGATAAGTTCCTCTAGACCTCGATGACGTTGGCGCCGAACACGACGTGCCGCTGGCgtgccgccgccgctcctccacTGCTGCCTTGGATTGGAAGGAGTCCCCTGGCGGACGGGAAGTCGACGAACCTCAGCTCCGGAGAGCCTCCACCGAGCACCGCCGTCGTCGCCATCGCCCTGCTTCACCACATCCTCCTCTTCAACTAGATCGAACCACCGGATCCACCGCTGCTTGGAAACCGGCACGGGGAAGAAGCACAGCGCAGCTCCGCCGAGCTGCGAGCGCGAGGAAGGAGGCAGAGACGCGGCGGCACTCCGCAGAGCACCACCACCGGAGAAGATCCCCGCCTCCACAAAACGCCAGATCGGCCGCGCCACCTCCTCCACGACGCCGCCGACCGGCCACCCACTCACAGCTAGGCTATGTACAAACGAGATCGGGGGTTtccccaccctcccgccgccggagcggccgccggAGGGAGGGGAAACCGGCAAATCGCCGCCGGAGCTGTTGCGAACGGGACGGGGCACAAATCGCCTCTCCTCACTGTagcgggggagagagagagagtccaaGGTCTCTTTTTTTTCTAAAATATAGCCGCTAGGTCATGAAGTTAGAACAAGGTACCTAGCATCGGCGGAGCCCTTGTGTCCTGTTTATGATTTTTATTGTTTTTATTAAGTGTTTGTACTACACTAGTACTATTGTTGTGGATTTTCCAGAAATAAAAATCCTTTTCCGTTAGGAATCGGGACTTCTGGGTGCCGCCCGCCCGCCAGGTGCGCTGGCGTTGGCATTGGCATTGGCAGCGCACCGCACGCACGGAACGCCGGCACGGGTCGGCACTCGGCGCCCACCCACCACGCCGCGCGCGGTGCCAATCAAGCACGCCCACCATACCCTCCCCAACGACTCGACTCCATCGCACGCTCCGCACCGCGCCGCGCCCAGTGCCCTGCCCTGCCATAAAAAATATCGCCGATGCGATACAGATAGCCAGCCAAGAGCCGCCGCGTTACCAGAGCATCATCATCAGCaccaccagcagcagcagcaccgcGAGGTACCCGAGGCCAGAGCGCACCCTGTCCCCACCCCGCCGCGCCGCCCCCGCTCCGCATGGCACCCAAGCGcccggccgcggcggcggcgtcgggaTCCGCGTCCGACGCCTCCGACGCCGAGCCCGACgcgccccaccaccaccacccacccTCCGACACCGACCCCTCAAATCCGCCGCcgcccaaccctaaccctaagtcctccgccgccgccgccgcagccgccgcgCCCTCGGCGCCCGCCGACTCCGCCCCCGCCAGATCCGACTCGGGGGGCTCCGACTCCGACTCCGACGCCGCCGCCCGCCCCCGCCGCCCCGCGCCGCGCCCCGCCGCGCCCTCCCCCAAGCCCAGGCCGCGCTCCCCGGGCATCAACTCCGACTCGTACGACTCGCACGCGGCCGCCGGCTTCGACTCGGACCTCGACCCGGCCGCCGGCGCCGACTCCGACTCCGACCTCTCCCCGCCCCGCCCCGCCGCGCGCCACAACCCGCGCGCCGAGGCCGCCATCGTCAAGCCCATCAGCTCCCGCCCCATGGACCCGCCGCGCCGCGGCGGGGCCAAGCGGCCCCGAAGCGCCGCCGTGCCGGCGCCCCCACCACAACCCCCCTCCTCCGAGAAGCGCCCGGCGCGGCTCTGGAGCCCCGACGACGAGCTCGTCATCCTGCGCGGGCTCGCCACCTACCGCGCCAAGAGCGGCGTGCTGCCCGGCTCCACCAACGACATCGGCAAGCTGCACGGCCACATCCGCGCCCACCTCAGCGTCAAGGTCTCCACCACGCAGCTCAGCGACAAGGTGCGACGACTCAAGCAGAAGTACCAGCTGCTCGCCACGCGCGCCAGGAGCGGCCGCGACCAGGAGCTGCACACGCCGCACGACAGAAGCATCTACGAACACGCAAAGAAGGTATGGGGCACCAGGACCACCACCGACGACGACGACATTGCCGACGGCGACAGCGAGGAGCTACCAGCTACTGaaaacagcgacgacgacgacggcatcGACAGCGGGCGGGACGACCGCTACCGCATCAAGAACCGCAAGCTGATGCCGATCGCCATGGCGAACGGGCACAGCATTCGACGCGCACCTCCTATACCTCCCAACGGCAGGACCAAGACCGAGTTCGAGAAGGGCAAGGACGCGTACCCCTACCTGTGGGAGACCGTCGAGGAGCTGGCCAGGGAGCACCCGAGTGGCGCCGCCTTCAGGAAGGCGTTCGAGGTGCTCGAAGGCTCGAAAGCGCAGGTGATGGAGGACAAGCTCAGGAAGTTCAGGCTGACGGAGATCAGACAGCAGCTGCGCCGGATGGACCTCATGAAGGATACGGTGAGGATGGTGCTCGATGCCCTCGAGAGGGCCGACTGAGCAATGGGGCTGATCCATGGTGAGCACCAAAGTGTTGAAAGGGGGGAATCAAATCAGTCTCTTTTCCGTTCTAGATAGGGGTTTATGTGGTTAATTACTTACTCCCGTGGACAAGCTATTGAAACTAGGCATAGAGCAAGGAGTGATGGTTTTGCTCCTTGCTATTTTCCATGGATCCTTGTATTTTTGTGATTCTTATTAGGTGCTAACTTGTGCTTTATATACTATATCCATCGTGTCTATTTTAAATCAGGGTCCATCGCATATTATTTTTCTTGGGTTGGGTGTTCTCAATATATCACCAAACAGGTCAAGATCAGCTGCTACTGTCTTAGCAAACTGTTTGCAGCATAGAGCTGCCTTGTTATGATTTTGTGAAGATGCTAAGgttcatcttattttgcttagttagGGTTAATGTATGCATTCCTTTTTCTTCTTTAGGTTTCTTATAATTAGCATTTATAAACATGTGTAACTCCACTAGTACCTGATTTTCAACACAAGTTGAAGAATGATATAGTCCCTTTTATTGCAAGTTATTGATTAGTTCAAGGGTACTTTTTCTGATTAGAAGTTATGCAGTGATAAATGTGAGTTCCTCATTAAAGTTTGGTTCCACTGCAAATAATACTCTTGCTGTAGTTCAGTAGCCACTCTAGTAGGTTCATGAAACATTGGCTAGCTAGTTGTGTTTATTGTAGCATGTCCCACGGGTTTAGGGCATTAATACTTAGAAGTGCACTTGCTATTTCACATTATTCAGGGTGCATAGTTCAGGACCTCTTAGGTTTGTCACGAAATTGCTCTTACCATCTGTTCTTTAAAGCCTGCCTATTTGACTTCAATCAAATAGGATGGTATGTTTTGGTTTGCTTTAACAGGATTTGCTAGGGCTTCCATCAGAGAGCACATTCTTGGCCTCTTGGGGATGGATTCTATGTGGGAATAGTCTGAAATATACCTGATGATGGTTACCTTTGTTGATTGTGATATATGTTCATGATTCTGCCTATGTTCTGGGTGCTTCTGCAAGTGGTTCCTTGATGAACCTGGTTGCTGTCCTTTCATAGTTCTCCTCACTTATGTTGCATGCTAGTGATTAGTGTACAGCAGGCGATCCTGGTCTCCAGGATTTACTTTAATTGTTTTTTGCACTCTGTCATAATGTTCTTGAGGTCGTGATGTGGCGGCTCAACATGTTTTGTGTGGTAAACCATGATCATGTTCAGTCCAACATCATAAATAAAAATAGATGATGAGTTGGGTTCAAGTTCCAGAGATGAGATCaactgtgctgccttatctcctgATCGTATTTGCTGCTCAGACAGAAGTTTTTTGTTCATTGCTGAGTGGTCTTTATGCGTCGTTCGCTGGATGCAGGCTGAGGCGAAAGTTCAGTCAGAACTGAGCTGGAGAATCCGACTCAAACTGGTAGCACATCTGACCGAAGTTGGCGAAATCATACACTAGCTTTCAGTGTGCGCTGTATGATTCTCCCGTGGGCACAGAGCATGGTGCCGTGACAAAGGCTCATGGCTATGATCTTAACTTCTTTTAAACATAGATGGTGGGATCAGGCTGATCAGAGTTTATGAGGAACGGTGGATTCAGAGTTTAGCTTCAAGCTTCAAAGATACTCTGTATAAATACCCCCAAAAAATACTCAGTATAGGATACCCGACAAGTTGCCAGATAATATGTAGTTTATCTTAGATCCTATCAATTCAGAACATTCACAAGCAGAGAAACAACTGGATGAGAAAATAAGTTGGAACCATGTATCCCAAATCACTCGCACAGGAATCACATTTTTCATTGCATAGCTACTCCATTAATTCTCACCGCTCGATGCAAATTCTACCAGGTTGGTGCTCCTATTGGTGCATTTTCTAGCTGAAAACGTTTATACATATTTCGTGCAACATACATTTGAAGGCGTGCAGTGCATTTGCACGTAAATGGTTGCTAGTCGGTATACAATGTTCGCAGTTGTCCCAACATTTGACGGTTTGATGAAGAGATGCAAAAGTTAGTCATCAAATCATTACTGTAACATGATGAAGTTCATCATATATACATTTTCTTTTCAAACGATCGAAAGGCCGGGACCACTACCAACAATCACCAGATAACAGCGTCAAACTATGTGCTGCCGAAACGAATTTGAGGAGGAAAAACCAGTTCTAAAAGCACCACAAAGTGCAGTTTTACGAATTACAGAATGTTCAGAAAGGGACTATCGCAACTGGATCAGCAGGATCCAGCAACATACAAGCCCTGTCAAGCAAGCATTTAAGCCACATTCCCATCATGTCCCCAGGTTCTCGGCTGTTCATCAGACTCGTTTGTCAGGAGTATAAGATGCATCCCACAGAATTCATTGAAGTTTTACATATATAATTACATATCATCTACATAGAAAACCATCTCTATAACTCCATATTTTTCCAAATATTGGCCTTATCAGCCAATAATTATATGCCCATGTTCatggaaacaaaaacaaaaaaaggatTACAAACAATAAGCTGAATGGAATCATCAGGTGCGCATTATGTCAATCAATCCTGTGAAATGTTATATAGAAGCTTGGTTCAGGTGGACATAAAAAACTTGGTAATGAGATGGTCCCAAACTTTATTTCAGTTTTAATAAAGTACGTAGCTTACATGTCAAGATAAAGATAACTAAAAAGTAAGTGCATATGGGCATTTTCATAGAAAGTAGAAGACTAGAGCAAGTCGAATTGCATATTTCAGAAGAAACTGTTATGTCATACAATGCAACATGGATGCACAAGAGCAGTGCATCACACAATACAAAATGGGATGACATAAACTTTCAACAAACTTCAAGCTATTCCACACTTCGTCAAGACAGTTAAATCCCTCAAAACCTTTTATGTTTCTTCTGAACATAGGTGACTAATACTTCCTGAGGTCTCAACTTCTGTATCAACAGTGACCAATCCATGGAATCCAGCAAGGGTTGCACTAACAATAACAGCACGCCAAATTCTCAAGTTTCAGCAAGCGACTGAGAGATTACAGACCAGCGACGTTGAAGGTAGCACCAACGTGATCATCTCCAGGCCAACGAGTAGACATGAGCTCCTCATACTGCAACATGAGAGACAATAACCTTTGGAGGAGCGACGAACTGGTCGCACAGATCATATCTTCCACTAAGGTTCTGAATAAAAGTCGCCTCCATTTGTAAGTTTGTAGAGGGTCTACAGCACGAGGCTTCGCCGAAGGATGCTTCTTTCGTGTATGCTTGCAGAGCTGTCTGTATGAACCGATGTATGAGCAGCCGTCTTGCATGCAGCTCCTCCTGTTTCGGTTCAGCTGCTCCCGGGCAGGCTCAACAAGTGTATATCCCTTAACCTCACCACGGCAAAGCGGGCATTTGAGCTCTACTGAGCCTGGATCATCACAGCTTCCTGGGCTTCTGCATGACTCCATTAGCTGCTCAAGACAATTTGAGTGAAGGAAGTCGGTTCCACATACATATGGACGGCAGCCTTTGTCATGAGATGAACAGAGTAGGAGCACAGCATCATGTGGGCATTCAATGCAAACTGGGCAGATCGCATCTTTCCACGCACATTTCTCTGTTGCTGCTAATGTTGGCACCTGGCTAGCAACTCTCTTGAAACTACAATGGCTGGAGGGCCTCAAATGACGTGCTGACCTGAGCTCACGAGACGAATATTTCATGTTCCTTGAATTTTTTGCCATCTCGAAGACTGCAAGAAAGCAATATAAACGTGCTCAGTATATGTAAGTCTTACACAATCTAATACAAGAAAATCCACAATGTCCAGTGCACAAATAAAAATCAGAGGAACCAGCTGATCTTTTGAAAGGGTATTTTTAAAGGTTCACTTTTGCTTCATTCTTATAAAGAAAAGGAGAAGATGAACTAGAGTCCACTTGATGGTTGATATATGAAAGAGAAAACGCAAGATGCCGTGAAGAAATTAAATGGCTGATGTCACCCACTTTTGCTGTTATACCCTGATATTTTTCTTACACAGTCTAATTCAAGCTAATTCACCTTATCACACATGTTTTGCGTTCATTCTCAAGTTAACAAGAATCTCGAACTGTTCCAAGAAATCCAGCAGCATATATACAGATGACAATTAAGGGAGCAAGTAGCTGCTAAAACTTGAATCATTTGCTTTAGTCAGCACAAGTTCAGCTGGACATTGTACGCTAACGATAGAATTGACCAGAGAATTAAACAGAGTATCAGATGTGCTTGGCCTCTTCACAACAGATATAAATTTGCAACTGTGTTCAGCACAACCAAATAAGGTTTAGCTGCTCTTATAACAAAGGAATCCATATTAATAATGAAAATTTGACCAGATTTTTTTATGtgcgatttaaataggcatacatTTTCACAAATAAGTTGTCCAAGGTGAATTATTGCCGATGTCTCCTCCCAAGAATCATGATGGGCATGCCAGCTTTCATTCCTACTTTTGATGAAAGAAAGGTCAGTTGCTGCCGACAAGTCGACTAAACTTGGTTAAAGATTGTAAAAGGGGAGCTTTGATGTTCCTAGCAGTCCAAGAGAAAGATaactatgatgcatgtgatttctTAT encodes:
- the LOC127301791 gene encoding STOREKEEPER protein; this translates as MAPKRPAAAAASGSASDASDAEPDAPHHHHPPSDTDPSNPPPPNPNPKSSAAAAAAAAPSAPADSAPARSDSGGSDSDSDAAARPRRPAPRPAAPSPKPRPRSPGINSDSYDSHAAAGFDSDLDPAAGADSDSDLSPPRPAARHNPRAEAAIVKPISSRPMDPPRRGGAKRPRSAAVPAPPPQPPSSEKRPARLWSPDDELVILRGLATYRAKSGVLPGSTNDIGKLHGHIRAHLSVKVSTTQLSDKVRRLKQKYQLLATRARSGRDQELHTPHDRSIYEHAKKVWGTRTTTDDDDIADGDSEELPATENSDDDDGIDSGRDDRYRIKNRKLMPIAMANGHSIRRAPPIPPNGRTKTEFEKGKDAYPYLWETVEELAREHPSGAAFRKAFEVLEGSKAQVMEDKLRKFRLTEIRQQLRRMDLMKDTVRMVLDALERAD
- the LOC127301793 gene encoding uncharacterized protein; this encodes MAKNSRNMKYSSRELRSARHLRPSSHCSFKRVASQVPTLAATEKCAWKDAICPVCIECPHDAVLLLCSSHDKGCRPYVCGTDFLHSNCLEQLMESCRSPGSCDDPGSVELKCPLCRGEVKGYTLVEPAREQLNRNRRSCMQDGCSYIGSYRQLCKHTRKKHPSAKPRAVDPLQTYKWRRLLFRTLVEDMICATSSSLLQRLLSLMLQYEELMSTRWPGDDHVGATFNVAGL